A genome region from Candidatus Zixiibacteriota bacterium includes the following:
- a CDS encoding SLC13/DASS family transporter, whose translation MAALASNSNSKFDKGKLIGLILGIVLFIIFAFNLFNLNISPPAAVTAGIVLLMACFWVSLCLPIPVTSLLPIALFPLLGVASSGTIIKYYANNNIYLFMGGFIVALAIEKWGLHRRIALFITSLLGTSQSRIVMGFMCGTAFLSMWISNTATTMMMLPIGMAVISETVRTTVKENKFAVALMLGIAYGASIGGIATPIGTPPNIEFLGQYGRGFPGAPEISFFNWIKVFFPLALILLPLAWVIITKVVFPISHKTTTGRNLINDELKKLGPMSTAEKRILIVFITTALLWIFRSDIKLGFFTIPGWSNLFSNPKYFHDATVAIIMAILLFGIPAGKKYPGQFLMDWPTAIKLPWGILLLFGGGFAIAGGFTISGLDQQIGMILKPYLVFHPLIIVFIICLLLTFLTELTSNTATTAALLPIMKGTAIALNLNPLLLMIPATISASMAFMLPVATPPNAIVFSSGQIKMSQMVRAGLILNLVVAFIVGCFVYYFVLPSWGYSAVMPEWVQ comes from the coding sequence ATGGCGGCATTGGCTTCAAATTCAAATAGTAAATTTGATAAAGGTAAGCTGATTGGCTTAATTCTGGGTATTGTCTTATTTATAATCTTTGCCTTTAACCTCTTTAACCTTAATATATCCCCGCCAGCCGCTGTTACTGCCGGTATCGTTCTGTTAATGGCTTGCTTCTGGGTATCTTTATGCCTGCCGATACCGGTAACTTCTCTGCTGCCGATAGCGTTGTTTCCGTTACTGGGAGTAGCAAGCTCAGGTACTATAATCAAATACTACGCTAACAATAATATTTACCTGTTTATGGGCGGCTTTATTGTCGCCTTAGCTATCGAAAAATGGGGTTTGCATCGGCGTATTGCGCTTTTTATCACTTCGCTTCTGGGAACATCACAAAGTAGAATAGTTATGGGTTTTATGTGCGGCACCGCATTTTTATCGATGTGGATTTCTAATACAGCCACCACCATGATGATGCTCCCGATTGGTATGGCGGTTATTTCCGAAACAGTTAGAACAACCGTCAAGGAAAACAAATTCGCTGTTGCTTTGATGCTGGGAATCGCCTATGGCGCCTCGATTGGCGGAATTGCCACTCCGATTGGTACACCGCCGAATATTGAGTTTTTAGGACAGTATGGAAGAGGTTTCCCCGGCGCTCCGGAAATCAGCTTTTTTAACTGGATAAAAGTCTTTTTCCCGTTAGCTTTAATACTGCTTCCTTTAGCTTGGGTTATCATTACTAAAGTGGTATTTCCAATATCTCATAAGACAACTACAGGCAGAAATTTAATTAATGATGAATTAAAGAAACTTGGTCCGATGAGCACTGCTGAGAAAAGAATTTTAATAGTATTTATAACTACTGCCCTTCTCTGGATATTCAGATCCGATATTAAGCTGGGGTTCTTTACTATTCCCGGGTGGTCAAATTTATTCTCGAATCCCAAGTATTTTCATGATGCTACTGTGGCTATAATAATGGCAATATTACTATTTGGAATTCCCGCCGGTAAAAAATATCCCGGACAATTTCTAATGGATTGGCCAACTGCCATAAAATTGCCCTGGGGCATATTACTTCTTTTTGGCGGCGGTTTCGCAATAGCCGGCGGATTTACAATATCGGGATTAGACCAGCAGATAGGCATGATTTTGAAACCATACTTGGTTTTTCATCCCTTAATTATTGTCTTTATAATATGTTTGCTGTTAACATTCTTAACGGAGCTGACATCAAATACTGCTACTACCGCTGCTTTGCTTCCTATCATGAAAGGTACAGCGATTGCCCTGAATCTCAATCCGCTTTTACTGATGATACCGGCTACTATCTCGGCCTCTATGGCGTTTATGCTTCCCGTGGCGACACCGCCTAATGCTATAGTATTTTCCTCGGGACAAATTAAAATGTCGCAGATGGTTCGCGCCGGGTTGATTTTGAATTTAGTTGTTGCTTTTATAGTTGGCTGCTTTGTTTATTATTTCGTTTTGCCGTCATGGGGCTATAGCGCAGTCATGCCGGAATGGGTGCAATAA
- a CDS encoding cation transporter has protein sequence MSSYMKKLSPGMRVTIFGAAINIFLAILKFVIGIIGNSRALIADAVHSASDLASDIVVILGLHFGEQPPDENHHYGHKKIETATEIILGMILIGVAIKLAYDSGAAIWLNKINHPTRITLIAAVISILLKEGLFQWTKRVGKKCDSRIIIANAWHHRSDAYSSVAVLIGLVFTQISPRLAFMDIIVSLVVSLLIFKVGGQIALEGCRKIIDTAPPAKYVDKTLTLIKEYPGVKNPHNLKMRYIGNTIYMEVHIEVDPDISVREGHEIAAGIKYMIKNKDKRVIDVIVHIEPESK, from the coding sequence ATGAGTAGTTATATGAAAAAGCTGTCGCCCGGAATGAGAGTTACAATATTTGGCGCGGCAATCAATATTTTTCTGGCGATATTGAAATTCGTTATCGGAATTATCGGCAATAGCCGAGCGCTTATAGCCGATGCTGTTCATTCTGCTTCCGACCTTGCCTCTGATATTGTTGTTATCTTAGGGCTTCATTTCGGAGAACAACCCCCTGATGAAAACCATCATTATGGTCATAAAAAAATCGAAACGGCTACTGAAATTATCCTGGGCATGATTTTAATAGGAGTTGCTATAAAATTAGCTTATGACTCGGGCGCGGCAATATGGCTAAATAAAATAAACCACCCCACAAGGATAACATTAATAGCGGCTGTAATATCAATCCTGTTGAAAGAAGGACTGTTTCAATGGACAAAACGGGTTGGCAAGAAATGCGATAGCCGGATTATAATAGCAAATGCCTGGCATCATCGAAGCGATGCTTACTCATCAGTGGCCGTGCTAATAGGCTTAGTATTTACTCAGATATCGCCTCGCCTTGCTTTTATGGATATTATCGTCAGCTTGGTTGTATCTCTGTTGATTTTCAAAGTTGGCGGGCAAATCGCTTTGGAAGGCTGCCGAAAAATCATTGATACCGCGCCGCCTGCTAAATATGTTGATAAAACGCTAACTTTGATAAAAGAATATCCCGGCGTTAAAAACCCCCACAATCTGAAAATGAGATATATCGGCAATACTATTTATATGGAAGTACATATTGAGGTTGATCCCGACATATCAGTTAGGGAAGGACATGAAATCGCCGCCGGAATCAAATATATGATAAAAAATAAAGATAAACGCGTGATAGATGTTATAGTACATATTGAGCCGGAAAGTAAATAA